The proteins below come from a single Eucalyptus grandis isolate ANBG69807.140 chromosome 3, ASM1654582v1, whole genome shotgun sequence genomic window:
- the LOC104440286 gene encoding amino acid permease 3-like yields the protein MGNPNNQVFHVSTDVLPADGSECFDDDGRPKRTGTIWTASARIITAVIGSESLSLAWAIAQLGWIVGPTTMLLYALVTFYTSTLLTTCYCSGDPITGKRNYTYMDAVSANLGSFEVKLCELVQYVNLFGVATGYTIASSTSMMAIKGSNCFHEKGEKNPCHINSNPYMIAFGIVEIIFSQISHFDQLWWLSIVAAFMSFTYSIIELGLSIAKIAETGKIRGSLTGINIGAVTSTQKLWRSFQALGDITFAYSYSHILIKIQDTIQSSPSESKALKKASLISIAATTLFYMICGCMGYAAFGDMAPENLLTGFGFYNPYWMVDIANAAIVIHLICMYQFNCQPLFAYVEKTLVEKFRDSQFLTREIKISIPGYSPYKLKLFPFVWRTVFVIGNTLTSMLLPFINIVELLRALGFWPLTVFFPVEMYIKQKKIPKWRTKWVCLQIVSAGCLIITIAAAAGSIADVILNLKSYKPFSTDY from the exons atggGGAATCCAAACAACCAGGTCTTCCATGTATCCACTGATGTCCTCCCAGCAGATGGCTCCGAATGCTTCGATGACGATGGTCGTCCTAAACGAACAG GGACAATATGGACAGCAAGCGCTCGCATAATCACAGCAGTGATCGGGTCTGAAAGCCTGTCCCTGGCTTGGGCCATCGCGCAGCTCGGTTGGATTGTCGGTCCCACCACCATGCTCCTATATGCCCTTGTCACTTTCTACACCTCCACCCTGCTCACCACCTGTTACTGTTCCGGCGACCCCATCACCGGCAAGCGCAACTACACCTACATGGATGCTGTTAGTGCAAATCTTG GTAGCTTCGAAGTCAAGCTTTGTGAGCTGGTTCAATACGTGAACCTCTTTGGGGTTGCCACTGGTTACACCATTGCATCTTCCACCAGCATGAT GGCTATCAAGGGGTCCAATTGCTTCCACGAGAAAGGTGAGAAGAACCCGTGTCACATCAACAGCAATCCTTACATGATTGCGTTTGGCATCgttgaaatcattttctctcaGATTTCCCATTTCGATCAGTTGTGGTGGCTGTCGATCGTCGCCGCCTTCATGTCCTTTACCTACTCCATCATTGAACTTGGCCTTAGTATTGCCAAAATTGCAG AGACAGGGAAAATTAGGGGAAGTCTCACTGGAATCAACATCGGGGCCGTGACCTCAACGCAGAAGCTATGGAGGAGCTTCCAGGCTCTTGGTGACATCACCTTTGCCTATTCATACTCCCACATCCTCATTAAAATTCAG gaCACGATCCAGTCCTCTCCATCCGAATCAAAGGCGTTGAAGAAGGCGAGTCTAATCAGCATAGCGGCCACAACCCTTTTCTACATGATCTGTGGGTGCATGGGCTACGCCGCCTTCGGCGATATGGCACCCGAAAACCTCCTCACTGGGTTTGGCTTCTACAACCCATACTGGATGGTTGACATCGCAAACGCCGCAATCGTGATCCACCTCATCTGCATGTACCAATTCAACTGCCAACCCCTATTCGCCTATGTTGAGAAGACCTTGGTTGAGAAATTTCGCGACAGCCAGTTCCTCACGAGGGAGATCAAAATCTCCATCCCCGGGTACAGCCCTTACAAGCTCAAACTCTTCCCGTTTGTCTGGAGGACGGTCTTCGTGATCGGGAACACCTTGACCTCCATGCTCCTGCCGTTCATCAACATTGTCGAGCTGCTCAGAGCACTGGGTTTTTGGCCCCTCACGGTCTTTTTCCCCGTCGAGATGTACATTAAGCAGAAGAAAATACCCAAGTGGAGAACCAAGTGGGTGTGCCTCCAGATTGTAAGTGCGGGTTGCCTTATCATCACCATTGCTGCCGCTGCGGGCTCTATCGCCGATGTAATTCTCAACCTCAAGTCCTACAAGCCATTCAGTACCGACTACTAA